The Prevotella melaninogenica nucleotide sequence CGGTAGAAATATGCTGCTTCAACGTATGCACGATATTGCCAATCATAGAGGATATAGCTCAAATCTACATTTCGATGTGACCAATACATTCCATAGAGGTCGTCTACCGTGTTGACATTCATGAGGTAATCCAAGTTTATTTCGTAGGCTGCCTCATATTGTGCCTCCGTCAGATTCAGCTCGTAAGCCATCTTATCTGTTAGAAAGAGTGCTTGTACTCGAGCCTGCTCATAACTCATTGCGCTTGTTGATGCGCCGATAACTATGAGCGATGCGATGAGGGTTAGTACTATCCTTCTCATAATCGTTACCTTTTTAAGTTCTTATTCAAGTTTCGGACTACTTCGAAAAGCATTTCCTAACTTTCACGATGCAAAGGAACGAAGAAAAAAAGAGATGTGAAAAGGATTTCCCCTATACAGTGGGGGATTTTCCCTAAACTTGTGTTTGACACGATATAACGGCTTAAAATCTCACCTTATTTATATACAGTTAGTTTTATTTTTACGTTACTGTCACTTTTAACAATTCTCGTAATCGATTGGAAATTAAATGGTTATATACTGAAAGGTGATGATAGGAATGACAGGAAAATAAGTTTCGATGGATTCTTTTAGTTCTCATTTAAATTGATTCTTCCGTTAAATGTGTGTACGTTTTTGTATAGCTTTAAAGAAAGAAACGAGCTTATGCGTTAAACAAAACTGGGTGTGTCAAAATGGATACATCCTCTTTCACTCTCTTTTTTTTACGCATTACTTGTTGATTTTCCGCTCATGGGGATGCTCGGCCCAAACCGCTCAGTGTTTTCTGGTATAGCTTATTAAGCTACACCTGTACTTAGGATTGCAGTTCTATGTTGAGCTTTCGATGCTGGTGTCCTACAAATCGGATTTTATGACTGGAAGATTGAACGTGCCGCTCAAGGCTTGAGCAGGTAAAAGAAAGTTACTAGTCTTGCCATGATATTCACGGCGAGTCCAGCAACCTATCTTTGTCAAAGTGCAAAAGTGCAAAAGTGCAGAAAGTGCAAAGTGCAGCGGATAGAAATTCCTGCACTTCATTCCAGTAGTTTTTTCAATATGGCAGCTCCAATCTTACGCTCTAACCCCTGTTTGCTCATGGAGATTCCCGTCTCACGAGATATTTTCTGCTTCGCTTGGGTTATGCCAAGAGCTCTTTTCCATGAGAACGAGAGCCCTGGTATTGGAGATTTCTTACTCATGACTTTGGTTGGTTCGTTGCAGTTCCTGTCTGGATATACTGTGAAGGGTTCTTCTCTATCTTTGTCAGTTCCTCTTCACGCCATTTGGCGATAGCTGTTGTGAGAAGTTCTGCTTGCACTGTCGCTATTTGATTCAACAACTCTTTATTAGCAGCCATTTCTGCCTCAAGTCTGCTATGATTCTTTTCGGTAGAAATTTTGACCTCTGTATTTACGTTGTCATTCAAGTCAGATATTTGTTGATCAGAAAGCACTCTTACCCGATGCATCTCCGAACGAAGCAAGTCATCATATGGGCCAGATGCTATCATCATTTTGAAGAAAGTAGGAGTTGTTTCTATAATAATAAACAGCAACATAACGAAGATAGAGACGAGTTGAAGCGAAAAATTCTCTGACTTTACATTGCTAAATGCCTCATATCTCACGCAGAAACCATTCTCTTCCGAAGCCTTTGAAATGTTGGCACCGGCGTTGCTCGCATTAGCTGAAATTTGTTGCTTTATATCGGTCAGTTCTGTTTGGTGCGCAGATGTCCAGTCATCCATTTCTTTCTGAATAGCATCTCGGTTTGCCTTTTTGTCTTCATATATAGGACCATGGCCAACTTTTCCACTCAGGGCAGTACCCTCAGCTTCCTGCTGTAGCTCATAGTTGGCTTTCGCCAGACGTTTACTTATTTCCTTGCGCTCTTTCTCTAGTTCATTACGACGTTCAATGAATGACTTATTGCCTAGCTCAGATTCCTTTCTAGCATCATTGGCGCGCTTGATATTGTCAATTACTAATTGATGATCTATCCTGTCCTCGAATATCTTCATCTCAAGAGGTGTCGAAATAACAATGCCAAGAAAAATAGCCATGATAATTCTGGGCAAGCCGCCGATAATTTCATCTTTGCTGATGGTGTGCTTGCCATCTGAATACATGGTATTTACGATAAATCGGTCAAGATTAAAAATCAAGAGGCCCCAAAATATACCGAAGCAGATAGCCATAAGTTGAGCATGACCGTCTATGTGGTCGGTTGATAGTTTCTCTATATCGGGGTTAGCAAACACGAAATACATAGCATAGCCACCAGAAAACATAGCCATCAACGCAGTAAAGAGAATTGTACCACCCATACCGGCATACTTGGCGTAGTCGGCGCGACACTGTCTCAGAATCTTTTTGTTTACTCCAGCGCAAGTCCAAAGGAACTCGTTTAGGAGTCCTCCCCATTTCATCTCGTTTGCAGGTTCATTAACTTTATCCATGTTTCTTGATTTTTTTCAATTTGTTAAACACATTGTCTAATTTTACAATGATCTTATTCCACCAATTATTACGATTCAATGGGATATGTAAACTGTGGAATTTATCGATACTGATTTTGGGAGTTTCTTCAATCATGGCTGCCGACAACTCTATCTTCGGAGGGTCCTTCAGGTTGAGCGTAGCTTGAAGCATATTGAAGTTAATGCTCACAGATACATTGTTGATTATCTGAGGAGTAGGTACCATTATCGATTTGATTATAGGGAGGGGCAGTATCTTTACTTCTATCTCCTTATTGGTTTCTCCAAAAACATCAGCAACTTTCAACCTATATTTTGTGTTTCGACGAGGCTCTACTATTTGACTTCCTATAGTTTCCACCATGCCATGACCTTCAAGTTCTACTGAGATGGCATTACAAATATTCCAAGAGAGGACAACTGGTACACCTGAAACCGTAAATTCTTTATCAGCGCAAAAATCTATCTTGCATTCAGGTTTTACCTCTATAGTTACTGTTAGCTTGTCTTCTCGTCTTCCATCAAGACTTATAACGGTAAGAGTATACGTTGTGTCCCGTGCTGGGGAAACAACCTTGGAGGCTTTTGGCTCAACTATCTCAGTGATGTTGTCGTAACTCAACTTTACAGCCTTAGCATTTTTTACATTCCATGTAAGTGTAGAAGAGTCACCATTTCCTTTCCTTAGTATTGTTGACGATGCGGAGAAGTTTGTCTGCCATTTAGTAAGGAGTTCGTCAAATGGTCTGAGATTGTCGATGTCTGTTTCTGAAAGATATTGCATCAACGCTTTCAGTAAGAGAGGGAATACTCCGTCCAGACTCTTTAGCCTTGTATAAATAGTCGAGGACGTAATATCCTCGTAATCTTTTGCCGTAAACAATAACGCTTCAGACCCTTCTACTTGATAGTCATCTATCAATGACAAGTCTCCAGAGATAGCCAGTATACTTGTGTAAATGATAAGTTCCGAGAAGTAATCAAGTCTCTCTGATGATTTGTGATTATTCTTTCTGCACGGGTGCTGATAATCCTTCTTGCCGATGATGATATCGTCAAAGTCATTCATCGTTGGCACATACATTGAATCGTAATCAATCAGATATAGTTGTCCGTTATTGCCTACGATAATATTCTCATGCTGGAGGTCACCATGGGCAAACTGATGTAGGTGCATATCATGACATAGAGACAAGAAATCGTCAGCCAGTTTCTTCAAGGTTAGCTTATCTCTGTGACTACATATAAATTCTTTCAGATTGAGCCCATCCACCCATTTCATCCTGGTTGTTGGGTATATTTTACCTCCAACCACGATACCCTCATCTACATAGGTGAACTCACAGAAATAAGGCAGAGGATGCTTTGATAACGCTTCGGACACAAGTTCCATCCTATGTTTGACATTCCCCAAATCACTATGCCAACAACGAAAAGCCCATTTCTCACCATTCTTCACAAATGGATACACAGAGGTGAATCCCCCAGAGTATCTCTTGGGATTACCGTCTGGCAAAACCTCAAAGGTTCCGTCTTTAACAAATGAATCCTTGATTAATGCCGGGACAAGTATACTTTGTGTTATCTCTGATATTTCAGGCATTTTACCACTTCTTGCTTATATTGTCTATATTAGGAGTTTCACTGATACGAACATTCTGTTTCCATTTGGACGACATATCTTCTGCTCCTTTCTTGTAATCAGGTTCAGAAGGAGGGGTGTAACTGTTGTTAACCCACTTGCTTGATATGGAATCAATAGGCGAACCCACTATTTCCTCCAATGGATTTAAGTCTTCAATAGATATCTGTAATAGAGCATCTTTTAGTGATTGGGACAAATGTTTAAGTTCAGAATCTGTTTCAAGTACCTTGAATATGTTTGAACTTCCACGAGAGGCAATATCGTCAGAATTAAAAAGCAGTGTGTCGGTATCTTCTATCCCAAGATCATTCCATAATGACGGCATCTTTGACAATGCAAGAATGCTTATGTAGATGACCAACTCAGAGAAGTAGTCTGCCTTGGGGGTTAGTTTCTTGTTCTGCCAGCGTGCAGGATGCTGATACCCCTCAAGGCCCTTTATGTCATCTGAATAACCATCAAGAGATGGAACATACATGGAGTCATAATCCACAAGCACAAGTTCACCGCTGTCCTTCACCATGATATTTCCATGCTGAAGGTCGCCATGAGAGATACCGTGCTCATGGAGTGATTTTGCCATTTTCAAGAAATTAGCAGCAAGAGTTTTCAACTTCTCTGGAGAGTAGAGATACTTACTTATATAATCTTTTAGCGGCGAGGCATCAACCCAGTCCATAGCGACAATAGGCTGAACGCCTTCATTTGTCAAAATACCATCAGAGAAATACTCAAAACCTACGAAATAAGGCAATTGAAGGCGCCGCAGTTCATCAGCAATCTCCTTAGTCCTTTTCTGAGCATCGTCTACGCTTGCATGCCAACACCTTATGGCATATTTACGATTGAGATTTTCAAATGGAAAGACCACACAGAAACCTCCTGCATAACGAATAACGGTGTCGTTACGCTTCACCACATGGCCACCCATTAAGACGGGGGATTTAAATAATTGTGGAGTTTCTATAGCTGACAGATACTCACTACATTCCGGAAGTTTTGCCATCTTCTAGCTTTTTTACACGTTCTTCGAGTTTCTTTATTCTCTCAAGCAGTTGATTGACAAAACTCTTTAATTTCTCAAGTTTGATATTCATCTTCTTCCTCTTCTTGTTTTCTTTCTTCGGGATGATAGAACTAAGGGAGTCGACTAGTTTTGAGAACTTCTCCCGTAGTGAAGCTGTGTTATCTTCTCTTGTAAAATTGTCAGGAGTCTGTTCCACATAACTTTCGTCTTCGGCAACATTGCTTCCTACTTCATGTGTGCTCGAAGCCTTTTCTGTTGGGAGGATTGGACTTTTTTTCACAGACTCCTGGGCGATTAGATTACTTAAGTTGTCTGTAAGGCTGACTTTAAATTCTGAGACACCATCGTTCTCTATGATTACAAGTGTAGTGTCGTCGTTATGCATTTTCTCTTCCTTGCGCCATTTCCCCACCAGTTCTATAAACTCTTGGTGTGATTGTATAGATAGAAGAGACTCAACATATGATTGCTCTTGTCCTTCGGCGTGTTTTCGATAGAGAAATTCAGAAAGGGCATCTGTTACAAGTAGAAGTTTTCCACCAGCATCGAGAACATCATCCTTAATCTTGGGTTCTCCCTTACCACCTTCCATACTATCGAAATAATCTGGATGATTACCAAAATCCCCTTCTTGCGAGCGAATAAAATCCGTAATGTTATTATTGGCATCTAACTTTACGATGCAGGAATCTCCCAATACGTAGCTGCTGTATGCTGCCTCCTTTTCGAACTTAACGCCACACAAGGTGGAGCCCGCTCCTCTACGCTCTGCCAGGATGTTCTCAAGCATCCATGTGGGCTTGCCTTTTTCTTGCTCTGTTTCTAGAAAATTACGCACACGTTCCATCCATAGTAGACGAAGATTCTTAATCTCATCCACAGCTTTAGGTTTGAAATCGTCGTTTGCGTATGCGTTGGCAAGCAGTTCTGCCCACCATTGAGGAAAAATAGACTGAGACATGCCATCCGAGACCGCCACAGATTTCCTCTCTACGTTTATAGAGAAGAAATCCTGGCAGTCGGAATATTGTTCAGCCTCTTTGTGTGTTATGAAGCCACGAACTATCATTTTTTATCTTTTTGTCCCTTACTTGAGCCGAAATTAATTAGATTGATGAGGTCAACACCCTCTGCATGGAAAATGCATCCACGAGCATTGTCGCTCATAGGTAGTTCATTCTTAGTTGCAGCCTCTTTATAACCTTCTGGCACCACACTTGTAATCTCGTACAAGAACTCAGCACCGGCACCAGTAGAAGATATTGCTGACTTGTCATTGGGGAACACAACCTTTGTTCCATTTTCCGAACCAACCTCAGCGTTGAATATCAATACGTTGCCATCCTCACAAGAAAGGTTCATTATTTCGTTTGCAACGTCAATGGTTTCACGCATGCAAATACTTATATCCTGACCATTATAATACGGAATTCCGTCGGAGATGTTGATGATAACAGGTGCGGGATTCTGTGGCTTGTCTTCCATCCATTTGGAGACAAGTTCTTTAGCCATCTCAAAGGCACCCTTCATGTTTGTAGTGCCATCCTTGTCAATGGCTTCTACCCAAACTGGCATCTTTGTGTCTATTTCAATGATTCCGCCAGCACCATCAGGCATCTTCTTCTTCACAGAGTCTATTCTTACAGGATTACTATACAAATCCTCTAGGTATCCAGAACAAATCTCCTTCACATTATGGTTATATCCAATAACGGTGATAAAACAACGGTTCTTTGGCTTTTCTCCGTTGAAATTCTTCTGGATAATCTCATTGATAACTCGGTTGATTACCTTTGAGGCGAAAGATGTCCTTGTCTCTCCTTCGTAAGGACTCATCATAGAGCCGGACTGATCTATCAAGATGATAAGGTAGCCTGGTGTTGCGGAACTCCATTGCATGTCGTTTGCTGCCATAGGTAGTAAATTTATTCCGGCTGCTCCTGTTCAGATAGTTAAGTTTAGATTAAGTTACATACAAGCGCAAAAACGTGGAGCTACGTCCTGTCACTCGTTCCACACTATAAGGCTTCTAGCATTGCCCTGATTCTCGAAACGAGCAACGCCATTAGCCCCACGCTGATGTAGATATATAGTACTTCCACGCCCTGCCAAATAAATGATAGGACACAATGAGGGTTGTATGTAGTACACCCAGTGAAGCATTGACATTGCTTTTTTTTGACAATCAGTTTGAACTTTGCAAGAATTCTATAGCGTCAAATCCAAAGCATCAGTAAACGCCTTTGCCTATGTATGCGCCCATCCTTATTCCGCTCCTGCTGTCTTGCGACAGAGGCTCGGAGTGAGGTAAGCGGTCGTAAAATTAAGCAAAATCAGACAAACCCACAAAAAAAATGTAGAGAAATGTGTGTCGGAGTTAAAAAATGACTGACAGTATCAGCAAGATAATACCCAATATCTACCATATTGTATATTTGAGCGCTACAAGGCGTCAATCTTTCAATAACCAGAAAGATTCCCATTCCCCACATTTCAAAGAATTCATCAACGTATGATTAATTTTAGCGAAACATAAGGCAATTGATGCTTAATAGGCTTGCAAAAGATGCCCTTTTAAAGTCTTATTAACGCCCTTTTGAAACCTTGCTAAGCATCTTTTGAATCCTCTTTTTGCAACTACTTGGTAATAAATGACTTAGAAAGGAAATAAAACAACTCACGTTTAAGTTATTTCCCTATCTTTTCTTTGAACATTTTGTCAATATATTTCCTTGTCTTTTGAAGTTAAATCTTACACAGAGCCAAAGAGTTAAGGGAGGGTTTATTTAAAGATATGTATCCACAGTGCGCTATTAATGCAAAATAGAGGAGGTGTGGACTGTTTTAACCACTTTTCTATTTGAAATCTAATAAGTTGCGTTTACTTGTGGAGGGATTAAGTTTGCCGGTCATCTTTTTTTTATTATCTTTGTAGCTGGTATTAACTTTATAATGATGAAGAAGTTATTTTCAACCTTGGTTGTCCTTTTGATGACATCGACGATGCAGGCTCAGTATCAAGAGCCGGTGCGACGTGACACGTTAAAGTTGCAGCCATTAAAGGGCTTAGAATATAAGGTGGAGATGCAGGGGAGCCTTTCAAAAGGCAAGACCCCACTCTGGCTCAATGCCAATAAGTATGGACTCAGTTCGCTGGAGACGGCGAACGGCTATCTACGTGGGGGCATAGAACGCCCATTGAGCACGGATGAAGGGCAGAAGTTCGGCTTAGGCTATGGGTTAGATGTTGTCGTTCCTATCAATTATACAAGTAAGGCTGTTATCCAGCAGGCATACGTGGAAGGGCGATGGTTACATGGAACACTGACCATTGGAGCTAAGGAACAGCCGATGGAACTGAAGAACAATGAGCTCAGTTCGGGTTCGCAGACATTGGGTATCAATGCTCGTCCTATTCCGCAGGTGCGCTTGGCATTGTCAGACTATTGGACACTACCTTTTGCGAATGGCTGGTTACACCTCAAAGGACACGTCGCTTACGGAATGATGACCGACCAAAATTGGCAACATGACTTCACCGCTAAGCAGTCGAAATATACCGACCGCGCATTCTTCCACTCTAAGGCAGGCTATCTGAAGGTGGGCAATGATGAGGTGTTCTGTCCGTGGTCGTTGGAGATGGGATTAGAGATGGTTAGTATCTTTGGCGGTACCTCTTATCTCCCTGGTGGGCATGGTGCCATGAAAACCATAGAGAATGGGAAAGGGCTGCACGCTTATTGGAACGCCTTTCTCCCCGGTGGTGCTGACAATGGTGAGACAACTTATCAGAATGTGCAGGGCGACCAATTGGGCAGTTGGGTGATGCGTTTCAACTATGATGGCGACTGGAGTGGTTTTTCACTCTATGCCGATAAGTTCTTTGAGGACCATTCAGCCATGCTTCAGCTTGACTATGACGGTTATGGTGAGGGTAGCGAGTGGATGGAGAAGAAGCAACGTCGCTACTTGATTTATGATTTCAAGGACTGGCTCTTAGGTTTTGAATATCGTTATAAACCAGATAATTGGTTGAACACTTTTGTCGTTGAATACCTTTATTCAAAGTATCAGAGTGGTCCGATTTACCATGATCACACCATCACGGTAGCCGATCATATCGGAGGCAAGGACAACTACTATAACCATTATATCCTCCCCGGTTTCCAACATTGGGGACAAGGCATTGGTAATCCGCTTTATCGTTCGCCAATTTATAATGAAGATGGGACTATCTACTTTAAGGACAACCGTTTCGTGGGTTTCCATGTAGGTTTGGGTGGTCATCCTTCAGAGTATTTCAAGTGGCGCTTCCTCGGCACATGGCAGGAGGGATTGGGAACCTACGAACAGCCTTACACGAAGAGACGACACAATGTGAGTCTGATGGGGGAGGCTACCTATACACTGCAAGGACAGAAACTTCCGATGTGGATGAGAGGTGTTGATGTCCGAATGGGCATCGGTGCCGACTTTGGTTCAGTACTCGGTGGCAACAACTATGGTATGCAGTTGACCATTACGAAGCGTGGTTTGTTAGGAAAGAAATAGCCTTTTTATTGTGTAAAAAGAACAAAATAGAATATGAAAAGAATAAAGATATTATCTTTTGTCTTGCCCCTACTGACACTCCTCTTCTCCTCTTGTACGTTGGAAACGGACAATGATGCAGGAAGAATGGAGGGAATGTGGCATCTTGTGAAGATAGAATCAATGACATCCGCTGCAAATGAAGACTTGAGTGAGCAGGTAATCTTCTGGTCTTTTCAAGCTAAGCTCTTGCAGATGGAGGATAAGACAGGACAGCATTATAGCTATCTCTATCGTTTCCGTATTGATAATGACCAACTTACGTTGACTTCTCCTTATCAGTTTGACCGTGAGAATGGCGACCGACCACTAACAGCTTATGAGTCAACATTAGGCTTATATGGTATTAAAAGTCTTACGCCAGTGTTCCGAATTGAGAAGATAGACAGACGAAAGATGATATTGAATGATGGGGCGGTAAGGCTCTACTTTGATAAATTCTAAGCGGTTAAACTCTATTGAACCCTATTGATATCATGTGAGTTATTAGCATCTTTGGATTTTTATCTTTCTCTTCTTGACACGCTCTATCCCTCTTTAATAGACGTGCGGACGCCTAACACATGACGTGCGGAGGCTTCGCACTATTGGTGCGGACCGTAAGCACATAACAAAGTAATACGGTGTGAAAGCTATGCAGAAGGGTAGTTTTTGTTTAAGATATTGCTTTAAGTCATTATGGCTACGAAATAACAAAAGGCAGGTGTGAGCCTGCCTTTTGTGTATATATTAATAACGCTGCTTAGTTTTTAGTTTCTTACCTTTTTACTTCCTCTTTATTCTGTGAAAGGAAGTCCACCTTTCCTTCTTATAAAGACATCGAGGGTATATTGGAAGGTGATATAGATAATAATATCAATCGCAATAATCCATGTCACAAGAAGTTGATTGAAGAGAGAAAGGTTGATGATGATAAAGATAAGCGACAGTGCAATGATGCTTATCAAAGCCTGATGCTGTGTCATTCCTGCACGCATTAGCTTATGGTGGATATGGTTTTTATCCGCTCTGAAGATCGGTTTGTGGTGAAGAATTCGAACGATGATAACTCTGAACACATCAAAGGTTGGTACGAGGAGTAAGGTCACGGAAAGGAGCGTTGCACCCTTCTGATAAGGCATGACATGTGGGTTATACATACAGAACTTAATCAGTAGTACGCCAAGGATGTAACCAAGTGTCAGACTACCAGAGTCTCCCATGAATATCTTTTGGTTCTTTTCCTGTTTTCCCCATATGTTATGGTAAAGGAAAGGAATCAATACACCCATCAGTCCAGCAATAAGGATGCAATAGACCCATATCTTTTCGCGTTGGAAAATAAAGAAAAGACCCGATAAAGCGATGAGCGTAAGGCTCGCAGAGAGGCCGTCAATACCATCTATCAAGTTGATGGAATTCATGATAAATACCAGTACGCCAATGGTTAACACCGCCCCTACGAGTGGCGGAATCTCATAGATACCCAAGAATCCGTAGAGGTTGTTGATGTAAAGATAGGACATCGGAAGCAGACTTGCCACAATAATCTGCATGAGAAGTTTCTTCTTTGCCCGTACGCCAAAGATGTCATCGAGTACGCCTGTTATATAGATAACGGTGATACCCACGCCAAAGAAGATGCTCCATGGGCTGACCCCAATCTTATTGCCTTTGCTTGTATAAATCCACGCCAATAGTGCAACGACCGTAGCAATCAGCATACTGGGCATAAACGATACACCCCCTAAGCGAGGAACAGCATTCTTGTGTATTTTTCTGGCATTTGGTGTGTCATATAATTTTCTCTTTTTACAAAACGAGAGAATCTGTGGAATCATAATGAATCCACAGACAGCACTCATGGCAAAAGCAAACAGGCTTATCAAAATATATGTTGACATGTTGTATGTATTCTTGTGTTTAATAAAACTCAAAAATTGTAATTATATTGTATTTGGGCGTCATAAAAAGTATAATTATTATCTGATGATAATCGTTTTTGCGAAATCTTCTCACTGTGAATGGTTATTTGTTATTTTCTTTTTGTAAATTTGTAGCTAAAGAATATTAGTTGAGTCGTTGTCTATTATGGGCATTGGGCGGTTCTATTAAGTATTTTTTGTTAAATAATCCTTGAGCATCAACGTATGGAACGTATTGACATATCAGTTTTAATGGCTGTCTATAAGAAAGATAATCCAACTTTCCTTCGTGAAAGTTTAGATAGTATCTTTTCTCAGACAGTGGAGGTTGCCGAGGTCGTTTTGTTAGAGGATGGACCTTTGACGGATGCTTTGTATGACGTTATAAAGTCTTATAAGTTGAGATATTCAACTTTGAAAGTGGTGTCATTCCCAGAGAATAGGGGGTTGGGTAAGACCTTAAATGATGGCTTACTACTTTGTAAATATGATCTTGTGGCACGTATGGATGCTGACGATATCTGTAAACCGAATAGGTTAGAGGTAGAGTATAATTGGCTAAAGGCGCATGAGGACTATGACGTGATAGGCTCTTGGGTGGATGAATTTACAGACGATAAGACGCGGGTAAAGTCGATAAGAAAGGTTCCTGAAACGTATGATGAGATAAAGAAATATGCGCAGTATAGATGTCCTATAAACCATCCGACAGCTATGTATAAAAAAGTAGCAGTGCTGGCAGTAGGTGGTTATCTCACAGAATATTTCCCTGAAGATTATTTCCTTTGGTTGCGAATGTTGAAGAATGGAAGTAAGTTTTATAATATTCAGGAGTCTTTGTTGTGGTTCCGTTATTCGGAGGAGACGGTAGCAAAGCGAGGTGGTTGGGCTTATGCTTGTGATGAGGTGCGTATCTTGGTACGGATGCTGAAGATGGGCTACATACCTTTCCATGTTTTTTGTCAAAGTGTTGTAATCCGTTTTACCACTCGTGTTATGCCTTTACCTATCCGTCAGCGGTTATATAATTTGATAAGAAAAACATAGCTTTGCAGGATTGAATAAGCTAAGAAGAATCACACTTATCTACAAAGAGATGATACAATAAAATAGCGAACATTACGTTTCTATTTTTATATCGTAGTTAATTATTAAAGATAAATACAGAATTAAATATAGTTTCAATGGAAGACAATAAGAAAGAGAAAGTTGCAGTAGTTTCCTTTCTCAAAAAACTTAAGCATGACTTGTTACGATACGTTATCGTATTTGTTGTTGCTTTGGTAGGATCAATCTTAGTGATTCTACCTGTTCCACGCTATTATAAGTGCGATATATCACTTGCTCCAGAGATGGATAATACCGAGAACGGAGGTAAGTTGAGTTCTATTGCGTCTTCCTTTGGTGTGGATCTTGGCGATGTTGCTTCTGCCAATGCCTTACAGCCAAGTCTTTATCCAGACCTGATGAAGTCAAATGAGTTTATTAAGAGTCTGCTACAGATTCCTGTAGAGACAAAAGATGGTTCGGTAAAAACCAATTACTACGATTATCTTTATAATCATCAGAAAGAGTCGCCATACGCTAAAGCGATAGGATGGATTGGAAAGAAGTTTAGCGATAAAGACAGTCTTACAAGCAAAATAGACTCTATTAATCCGTTTATGCTTAAT carries:
- a CDS encoding protein kinase family protein, with protein sequence MPEISEITQSILVPALIKDSFVKDGTFEVLPDGNPKRYSGGFTSVYPFVKNGEKWAFRCWHSDLGNVKHRMELVSEALSKHPLPYFCEFTYVDEGIVVGGKIYPTTRMKWVDGLNLKEFICSHRDKLTLKKLADDFLSLCHDMHLHQFAHGDLQHENIIVGNNGQLYLIDYDSMYVPTMNDFDDIIIGKKDYQHPCRKNNHKSSERLDYFSELIIYTSILAISGDLSLIDDYQVEGSEALLFTAKDYEDITSSTIYTRLKSLDGVFPLLLKALMQYLSETDIDNLRPFDELLTKWQTNFSASSTILRKGNGDSSTLTWNVKNAKAVKLSYDNITEIVEPKASKVVSPARDTTYTLTVISLDGRREDKLTVTIEVKPECKIDFCADKEFTVSGVPVVLSWNICNAISVELEGHGMVETIGSQIVEPRRNTKYRLKVADVFGETNKEIEVKILPLPIIKSIMVPTPQIINNVSVSINFNMLQATLNLKDPPKIELSAAMIEETPKISIDKFHSLHIPLNRNNWWNKIIVKLDNVFNKLKKIKKHG
- a CDS encoding protein kinase domain-containing protein, with product MAKLPECSEYLSAIETPQLFKSPVLMGGHVVKRNDTVIRYAGGFCVVFPFENLNRKYAIRCWHASVDDAQKRTKEIADELRRLQLPYFVGFEYFSDGILTNEGVQPIVAMDWVDASPLKDYISKYLYSPEKLKTLAANFLKMAKSLHEHGISHGDLQHGNIMVKDSGELVLVDYDSMYVPSLDGYSDDIKGLEGYQHPARWQNKKLTPKADYFSELVIYISILALSKMPSLWNDLGIEDTDTLLFNSDDIASRGSSNIFKVLETDSELKHLSQSLKDALLQISIEDLNPLEEIVGSPIDSISSKWVNNSYTPPSEPDYKKGAEDMSSKWKQNVRISETPNIDNISKKW
- a CDS encoding capsule assembly Wzi family protein; the encoded protein is MKKLFSTLVVLLMTSTMQAQYQEPVRRDTLKLQPLKGLEYKVEMQGSLSKGKTPLWLNANKYGLSSLETANGYLRGGIERPLSTDEGQKFGLGYGLDVVVPINYTSKAVIQQAYVEGRWLHGTLTIGAKEQPMELKNNELSSGSQTLGINARPIPQVRLALSDYWTLPFANGWLHLKGHVAYGMMTDQNWQHDFTAKQSKYTDRAFFHSKAGYLKVGNDEVFCPWSLEMGLEMVSIFGGTSYLPGGHGAMKTIENGKGLHAYWNAFLPGGADNGETTYQNVQGDQLGSWVMRFNYDGDWSGFSLYADKFFEDHSAMLQLDYDGYGEGSEWMEKKQRRYLIYDFKDWLLGFEYRYKPDNWLNTFVVEYLYSKYQSGPIYHDHTITVADHIGGKDNYYNHYILPGFQHWGQGIGNPLYRSPIYNEDGTIYFKDNRFVGFHVGLGGHPSEYFKWRFLGTWQEGLGTYEQPYTKRRHNVSLMGEATYTLQGQKLPMWMRGVDVRMGIGADFGSVLGGNNYGMQLTITKRGLLGKK
- a CDS encoding lipocalin-like domain-containing protein; the encoded protein is MKRIKILSFVLPLLTLLFSSCTLETDNDAGRMEGMWHLVKIESMTSAANEDLSEQVIFWSFQAKLLQMEDKTGQHYSYLYRFRIDNDQLTLTSPYQFDRENGDRPLTAYESTLGLYGIKSLTPVFRIEKIDRRKMILNDGAVRLYFDKF
- a CDS encoding DUF4407 domain-containing protein: MDKVNEPANEMKWGGLLNEFLWTCAGVNKKILRQCRADYAKYAGMGGTILFTALMAMFSGGYAMYFVFANPDIEKLSTDHIDGHAQLMAICFGIFWGLLIFNLDRFIVNTMYSDGKHTISKDEIIGGLPRIIMAIFLGIVISTPLEMKIFEDRIDHQLVIDNIKRANDARKESELGNKSFIERRNELEKERKEISKRLAKANYELQQEAEGTALSGKVGHGPIYEDKKANRDAIQKEMDDWTSAHQTELTDIKQQISANASNAGANISKASEENGFCVRYEAFSNVKSENFSLQLVSIFVMLLFIIIETTPTFFKMMIASGPYDDLLRSEMHRVRVLSDQQISDLNDNVNTEVKISTEKNHSRLEAEMAANKELLNQIATVQAELLTTAIAKWREEELTKIEKNPSQYIQTGTATNQPKS
- a CDS encoding vWA domain-containing protein, with the translated sequence MAANDMQWSSATPGYLIILIDQSGSMMSPYEGETRTSFASKVINRVINEIIQKNFNGEKPKNRCFITVIGYNHNVKEICSGYLEDLYSNPVRIDSVKKKMPDGAGGIIEIDTKMPVWVEAIDKDGTTNMKGAFEMAKELVSKWMEDKPQNPAPVIINISDGIPYYNGQDISICMRETIDVANEIMNLSCEDGNVLIFNAEVGSENGTKVVFPNDKSAISSTGAGAEFLYEITSVVPEGYKEAATKNELPMSDNARGCIFHAEGVDLINLINFGSSKGQKDKK